A genomic segment from Corythoichthys intestinalis isolate RoL2023-P3 chromosome 2, ASM3026506v1, whole genome shotgun sequence encodes:
- the wnk3 gene encoding serine/threonine-protein kinase WNK3 isoform X1 yields the protein MATDPGEPTGTEDSSEKPDGQRETDLDKEGDANTQTERTCRTPSNLLQSQACGRRGTGEEFRGAGEAPKENAVALVTPQIFFSTPALPVDTGQKCQRREKRFFRKSVEVCEEEDDVVLPEAPHSAPHLELRSFDPVFTSNVTQQGTVSCTALRQDPSEPSEQEVKDGPPSSPTQKGKEREREQEEEAEMKAVATSPGGRFLKFDIELGRGAFKTVYKGLDTETWVEVAWCELQDRKLTKAEQQRFKEEAEMLKGLQHPNIVRFYDSWESVLRGKKCIVLVTELMTSGTLKTYLKRFKVMKPKVLRSWCRQILKGLHFLHTRTPPIVHRDLKCDNIFITGPTGSVKIGDLGLATLMRTSFAKSVIGTPEFMAPEMYEEHYDESVDVYAFGMCMLEMATSEYPYSECQNAAQIYRKVTSGIKPASFDKVNDPEIKEIIEGCIRQNKSQRLSIRDLLNHAFFGEDTGVRVELAEEDTGTQDCLALRIWVEEPKKMKGKHKDNEAIEFSYDLENDSAEEVALEMVKSGFFHESDAKVVGKSIRDRVNQIKKSRERRQQQQQLLQQQQQGFEERRDSTITSCTVSRLSSPSLLGGAATGGGGQEADNLPEVDPHVVRGATLCLPGESLGSASCESCASGQSQSYSQPAESFALSQTSQPISRTAVLTNPPRLPVVESGTVGQSASLSSMSQSRGPPVGQTFLQPSAMVQQVSSSIPQQYYQSQTFPSDAFQTAAPQASLAPSQSYITAVSPQVLTSSMSVGEPAGLVVTILPLAQQSQAPPNQLIDIIQQPVPQQTQPLQTIVQPQKGQSGHTPALQQQQIESQGILPETLLSTTQPQRNLPTIVGRNLNEPQQQICLQQTLPLNPLNQAAEKGLEQQALSLPPHGEFSQTVRCPCEQITMQPQQVLHADQHQTYIPLEPQQVQLKHQQPEQQHTVVQKHLLNQQTALLQQQHQDKPQQQNLEQQKQLYQQVENPQATVHEDPLRQQQAEHQQPQLTQQQALLQQHFQQQLALQQQQQAVLQQQPQQEVIPQHQKERLQQHVVLQQQFQEHQQRQATIVQLQQTEKQEAVASLPRGSQQHIEQKQSEMHQAYAPQLNSAQFIAHNPLTGQQAALILQQQAHSNPTPPQEVIQYHSQIGPSVPAPMIMQPVMTSGVVSAQAPSQQGQSEVPTQSLSHIPVQYINQSTVQAAQMMIEPHVVPAVGTTQEATEIVIHAQNQVSAQPVILPQPLQSSGCLSQPLLSKNTSANVQIMGQQRQPTVQHPVTISGQEPHETLFPHNVHMSGMLLPQLQLQTQNQTILQTPSHCAVSHLTAQSSPQTSYQSPLFRHDVTNTPQQYQQANTTNLPSLIDPACVVTTAVNIPVVLAQQKQPLGSTENSSVIQPISQPQLQMLSQAQQLPPSQIQLPVKPIQCPLSSQIGRDEAKLSAQRPQPAMHPDTQLAPRNEANHHSQSTNLSSLCKSAAMGMVPSPQHQDKHTLAAHTHTHSDIQAQSHSQTHIQNQAHSYMQVPPAEVLHEVLPVHQIIVSPSLTTSLPSSQPSSHPVPAPSAPELPSPPAAQVNLPGQGNFIPASPPPAAAIQLLNSHSPKLPQASLQDCDISQLSISQDCLPLSNTERPSSTGSVPTNGEEAVLLLANGKLEKVKGQRRASSLKHDNKVSHQFQLSMLQVSGSGDNMVECQLETHSNKMVTFKFDMDGDSPEDIADYMVEEVFVLDVEKEKFIEELRAIVKKAQEILQTHSLTGSTDQLQVSTPTSTTSDSVPHSSPVGRWRFFINQTIRHKDSLSTQGTATTPPTGETRTLQPLKTEKENETSQNLEPFSGVSTPSPGSTLLTPSTTTVLTSHTLESSHETADPQTTSAGLDLPILTSISVDQRPSVPITTPISVVTNLTAMPAAAVIAPSTPATVQADVTVSHVGLEHPKQIISQQVLVAEQPQQFLHKHLAQQSEIPAELPPKWCQTQNPEREEVARAADVPLKQHPLPKQSSLQQSESEVSTGETSVTEDAAPWHPSSDSTLPPLHLGATEAPLLPLSLTFTPSPAQPSSVAESDSEGPPKMEFGDNRMKTLDEKLRNLLYQEHSGTSPIGGATSALTSTASTSAGAEESSEPQPLSYPPPTSVSDASPLSTSSTTSSSTTTTTDPESCEGAEEGSPEVLHSAERQPCVSEPSTTTPASLCSASQEIPAGPQRPPVPGEPTILAVPSQCDNSTAGEALQPYRQQIPLQHGAQQHIEGGGYFGLNLTCPSIRNPVSSKKSWTRKFKNWACKLRHSASLFKKPRVQQASLLDGQSGSLSSKEVKEMAQPTQSRKGRFHVTPVPHDTSSGHGSAQRKVGRFSVTKADTQDELGQTDSSPVSSVHIRERRRSRTKEVEKDEGKRTLAIAHLSRAHGQSHSPIDSSDDDDDGSELEDEDLRKELHKLREKHIKEVVSLQAQQNRELQELYRQLRSQKDQRQSLPACLSRSPALPATPPLLSPRRPRPAKIKLRPRPHSHMDNNSVTNAAFQQSSSFSGAEQSGVRPHWSLEHRSSLPAKRDQSPARKSTFTELHKLVDNWTNETAGHTVPKPSLNEIKHIQQVQELGSWTRPTEVVPSVWFPMVPLNPQAASVAGSLSVAAPPQNTGGSSQSITPGQQAHVAQLPQMQPSLHFQQQMTFQQAPACQHAQQQPVSLAQMPVAVQPPALSPQSQPPLPSHAAASPAATAVSVPFARAPSTPTVASVGAFCSCSSSSSTCCSSSSCLKAAVPSSAKSHPTDTSRLHASSGTEMKPRLV from the exons GACCGCAAGCTGACCAAGGCGGAGCAACAGCGCTTCAAGGAAGAGGCGGAAATGTTAAAGGGGCTCCAGCATCCCAACATTGTGCGCTTCTACGACTCATGGGAATCTGTTCTGCGTGGCAAGAAGTGCATCGTCCTCGTTACTGAACTCATGACGTCGGGAACGCTCAAAAC ATACTTGAAGCGTTTTAAGGTGATGAAGCCCAAGGTTCTGAGGAGCTGGTGTCGTCAAATCCTGAAGGGCCTTCATTTCCTGCATACCAGGACTCCTCCCATCGTGCACAGGGATCTCAAATGTGACAACATCTTTATCACGGGCCCCACCGGATCTGTAAAAATAGGTGATCTGGGACTGGCCACCCTCATGAGGACCTCTTTTGCCAAAAGCGTCATAG GAACCCCGGAATTCATGGCTCCAGAAATGTATGAGGAGCATTATGATGAGTCTGTAGATGTTTACGCCTTTGGAATGTGCATGCTTGAGATGGCGACTTCTGAATACCCCTACTCCGAGTGCCAAAACGCCGCTCAGATTTACCGCAAAGTCACAAGT GGGATAAAACCAGCCAGCTTTGATAAAGTAAATGACCCCGAGATTAAAGAAATCATTGAAGGGTGTATTCGTCAGAACAAGAGCCAGAG GCTCTCCATCCGAGACCTCCTGAATCACGCTTTCTTTGGCGAAGACACTGGGGTCCGCGTTGAGTTGGCAGAGGAAGACACTGGCACGCAGGACTGTTTGGCCCTGAGGATTTGGGTTGAGGAGCCCAAAAAAATGAAGGGCAAACACAAAGATAACGAGGCTATCGAGTTTAGTTACGACCTGGAAAATGACAGCGCTGAGGAAGTGGCTCTCGAAATG GTGAAGTCAGGCTTCTTCCATGAGAGTGACGCCAAGGTGGTGGGAAAATCCATTCGGGACAGAGTCAACCAAATCAAGAAGTCACGGGAGCGACGACAGCAGCAGCAACAACTACTCCAGCAACAGCAGCAGGGATTTGAAGAGAGACGGGACTCCACTATAACTTCTTGTACAGTCTCTCGTCTCTCGAGCCCATCGTTACTGGGGGGTGCGGCAACTGGAGGTGGTGGGCAGGAGGCTGACAATCTCCCTGAAGTGGACCCACATGTTGTCAGGGGGGCGACACTATGCCTCCCAG ggGAAAGTCTTGGGTCTGCCAGCTGTGAATCGTGCGCTAGCGGGCAGAGCCAGTCATACTCTCAACCTGCGGAATCGTTTGCTCTCTCACAGACTTCTCAGCCCATCTCT CGCACTGCCGTACTGACTAATCCTCCGAGGCTCCCAGTTGTTGAGAGTGGAACTGTTGGtcagagtgccagtttgtccagCATGAGTCAAAGCAGAGGCCCACCTGTTGGTCAGACATTTCTTCAGCCCAGCGCCATGGTTCAACAGGTATCGTCAAGTATACCTCAGCAGTATTATCAG TCACAAACATTCCCATCAGATGCATTTCAAACTGCTGCGCCGCAAGCGTCTCTGGCTCCCTCTCAATCATACATCACTGCTGTTTCCCCACAAGTTCTCACTTCATCCATGTCAGTTGGTGAGCCTGCTGGACTGGTGGTGACTATTCTTCCCCTCGCTCAGCAGTCCCAAGCCCCTCCTAATCAGCTCATTGACATCATTCAGCAGCCAGTGCCCCAACAAACGCAACCTCTGCAGACTATCGTTCAACCACAGAAAGGGCAAAGTGGCCATACCCCAGCCCTTCAGCAACAGCAAATAGAGAGCCAGGGCATTCTGCCAGAAACACTCCTCAGTACCACTCAGCCTCAACGGAACCTTCCAACTATAGTGGGCCGGAACCTTAATGAGCCTCAGCAGCAGATCTGTCTACAGCAGACCCTTCCACTAAATCCACTGAACCAAGCAGCAGAAAAAGGTTTGGAGCAGCAAGCTTTGTCATTGCCACCACATGGAGAATTTTCTCAAACTGTAAGGTGTCCTTGTGAGCAAATCACCATGCAACCACAGCAAGTTTTACACGCTGACCAACATCAAACCTATATCCCGCTCGAACCGCAACAAGTGCAACTAAAGCATCAGCAACCAGAGCAGCAGCACACTGTAGTACAGAAGCACTTATTAAATCAGCAAACAGCTCTTCTACAACAGCAGCATCAAGACAAGccacaacaacaaaatttaGAGCAACAGAAACAGTTGTATCAACAAGTGGAAAATCCCCAGGCAACAGTACATGAAGATCCACTGAGGCAACAGCAAGCAGAGCATCAGCAGCCACAGCTGACTCAACAACAAGCACTATTACAACAGCATTTCCAGCAACAGCTTGCCTTACAACAGCAGCAACAAGCTGTTTTGCAACAGCAGCCGCAACAAGAAGTCATCCCTCAACATCAAAAAGAGAGATTACAACAACATGTTGTATTACAACAACAATTTCAAGAGCATCAACAGCGCCAAGCTACCATTGTTCAACTTCAGCAAACAGAAAAGCAAGAGGCtgttgcttctctgccaaggggcaGTCAGCAGCATATAGAACAGAAACAATCTGAAATGCATCAGGCATACGCCCCTCAGCTAAACAGCGCTCAATTCATAGCTCACAACCCCCTCACAGGTCAACAAGCTGCACTGATCCTGCAGCAGCAAGCCCATTCTAATCCAACACCACCGCAAGAAGTGATTCAGTACCACTCTCAAATTGGACCCTCTGTCCCGGCTCCCATGATCATGCAGCCTGTCATGACGTCAGGGGTTGTCTCTGCTCAAGCTCCCTCGCAGCAAGGACAAAGTGAAGTTCCTACCCAAAGCCTAAGCCATATTCCTGTCCAATATATAAATCAGTCTACAGTGCAAGCAGCTCAAATGATGATTGAGCCCCATGTGGTTCCTGCGGTTGGAACTACCCAAGAAGCGACAGAAATTGTCATCCATGCCCAGAACCAAGTGTCTGCCCAGCCAGTAATTCTGCCTCAGCCTCTGCAGTCATCAGGTTGTCTGTCCCAACCTCTGCTTAGCAAGAACACATCTGCCAACGTTCAGATCATGGGCCAACAAAGACAACCTACTGTCCAACATCCTGTAACAATTTCCGGTCAGGAACCACATGAGACTCTTTTTCCTCATAATGTTCACATGTCAGGCATGCTGCTACCTCAACTTCAACTACAAACTCAAAATCAGACTATTCTCCAGACCCCAAGTCACTGCGCGGTAAGCCATTTGACTGCTCAGTCCAGTCCTCAGACAAGCTATCAGTCACCGCTATTTCGACACGATGTAACAAATACTCCACAGCAATATCAGCAGGCCAACACCACCAATCTCCCTTCTCTGATAGATCCTGCTTGCGTTGTTACCACTGCTGTCAATATTCCAGTAGTCTTGGCCCAGCAAAAACAGCCGTTAGGAAGCACAGAAAACTCCTCTGTAATTCAGCCCATCTCCCAGCCACAGCTGCAGATGCTTTCTCAGGCTCAGCAACTGCCACCTTCCCAAATCCAGTTGCCAGTCAAGCCTATCCAATGTCCTCTCAGTTCTCAGATAGGCAGAGATGAGGCCAAGCTGTCAGCACAACGACCTCAGCCTGCCATGCATCCAGACACACAGCTTGCCCCCAGGAATGAGGCCAATCATCATTCCCAGAGCACCAATCTTTCCTCCTTGTGCAAGAGCGCAGCGATGGGGATGGTACCTTCCCCTCAGCACCAGGACAAACACACGCTAGCAGCCCACACTCACACACATTCTGACATTCAGGCACAGTCACACTCACAAACACACATTCAAAATCAGGCTCATTCTTACATGCAGGTGCCACCTGCTGAAGTTCTTCACGAGGTCCTCCCTGTACATCAAATAATCGTGAGCCCCTCTCTCACCACGTCTCTCCCATCATCACAACCATCCTCCCATCCTGTTCCTGCTCCCTCTGCGCCAGAGCTGCCATCTCCTCCAGCAGCCCAGGTCAACTTACCAGGGCAAGGAAACTTTATTCCTGCCTCCCCTCCACCTGCTGCCGCGATACAGCTGCTTAATTCTCACTCCCCCAAACTGCCCCAAGCCTCGCTGCAAGACTGTGACATTTCCCAACTGAGCATTTCTCAG GATTGTCTACCTCTGTCAAATACCGAACGCCCTTCCTCAACTGG ATCGGTGCCAACAAATGGAGAAGAAGCTGTTTTGCTTTTGGCAAATGGCAAATTGGAAAAAGTAAAGGGCCAGAGGAGAGCATCTTCTCTGAAACATGACAACAAGGTTTCACATCAATTTCAACTGAGTATGCTTCAG GTGTCAGGTAGCGGTGATAATATGGTGGAATGCCAATTGGAGACCCATAgtaacaaaatggtgacattcaaATTTGACATGGATGGAGATTCACCGGAGGACATTGCGGATTACATG GTGGAGGAAGTCTTTGTCCTTGATGTGGAAAAAGAGAAGTTCATTGAAGAGCTCAGAGCTATAGTTAAAAAAGCCCAGGAAATTCTTCAAACACATTCTCTT ACTGGGTCTACCGACCAGTTACAAGTCAGCACTCCCACTAGCACAACAT CCGACTCTGTACCACATTCCTCGCCGGTGGGACGCTGGCGTTTCTTTATCAACCAGACCATTCGCCACAAAGACTCACTCTCTACCCAGGGAACAGCTACAACACCCCCCACTGGAGAAACAAGGACACTCCAACCCCTGAAAACTGAAAAAG AGAATGAAACCTCTCAGAATTTGGAGCCCTTCAGCGGAGTGTCCACTCCGTCCCCAGGTTCTACTCTTCTAACCCCTTCGACCACTACTGTGCTTACTTCACACACACTTGAAAGCAGTCATGAAACTGCTGACCCTCAAACTACTTCAGCTGGTCTCGATCTGCCAATCCTCACCTCAATTTCTGTCGACCAAAGACCCAGTGTGCCGATAACCACTCCAATATCTGTTGTCACCAACCTTACCGCCATGCCTGCTGCGGCCGTCATTGCACCCTCCACACCCGCTACGGTTCAGGCGGATGTCACAGTAAGCCACGTTGGCCTGGAGCACCCTAAGCAGATTATTTCCCAGCAGGTTTTGGTAGCCGAGCAACCTCAACAGTTCCTTCATAAACACCTGGCCCAACAGTCCGAAATCCCTGCTGAGCTGCCACCAAAGTGGTGCCAGACACAAAATCCGGAGCGAGAGGAAGTGGCCAGAGCCGCTGATGTACCTCTGAAACAACATCCGCTTCCAAAACAATCCTCGTTACAGCAGTCCGAATCCGAGGTGTCCACGGGAGAGACAAGTGTGACAGAAGATGCGGCGCCGTGGCACCCTTCCTCCGACTCGACTTTACCTCCTCTTCATCTGGGGGCGACAGAAGCCCCCTTGCTCCCTCTGTCCCTCACATTCACGCCATCTCCTGCACAGCCTTCCTCGGTGGCCGAGTCGGACAGCGAAGGGCCACCTAAAATGGAGTTTGGTGATAACCGGATGAAGACTCTAGATGAAAAGCTGAGAAACTTGTTGTATCAGGAGCACAGTGGCACGTCTCCAATAGGTGGGGCCACCTCCGCTCTCACGTCGACGGCCTCCACATCTGCAGGCGCAGAGGAGTCATCGGAGCCGCAGCCGTTGTCATACCCGCCGCCTACTTCTGTCTCGGACGCGTCTCCCCTCTCCACGTCCTCCACCACTTCCTcttccaccaccaccaccactgaCCCTGAGAGCTGTGAAGGAGCAGAAGAAGGCTCTCCAGAAGTGTTACACTCAGCCGAGCGGCAGCCTTGCGTTAGTGAGCCCTCCACCACAACTCCCGCATCTCTTTGCTCTGCCAGTCAGGAGATTCCTGCTGGGCCTCAGCGCCCACCAGTGCCAGGAGAACCAACTATCCTT GCTGTACCCTCACAGTGTGACAACAGCACCGCCGGAGAAGCATTGCAGCCCTACCGCCAGCAGATCCCCCTCCAGCATGGAGCGCAGCAGCATATTGAAGGAGGTGGATATTTTGGCCTAAACCTGACATGTCCTAGTATCAGAAATCCTGTTTCTAGCAAGAAATCCTGGACTCGCAAATtcaaaaactgggcatgcaaaCTGCGCCATTCCGCCAGCTTGTTCAAGAAGCCCAGAGTCCAGCAAG CCTCGTTATTAGATGGACAGTCCGGCAGTCTATCGTCCAAAGAGGTGAAGGAGATGGCCCAACCTACACAGTCGCGCAAAGGAAGATTTCAC GTGACCCCTGTGCCTCACGATACGTCGTCAGGTCATGGTAGCGCTCAGAGAAAAGTGGGccgcttctctgttacaaaggcTGATACCCAGGACGAGTTGGGACAGACAGACAGCTCGCCGGTATCTTCTGTTCATATCAGGGAGAGGAGACGTTCTCGAACAAAGGAAGTTGAAAAAGATGAAGGCAAGAGGACGCTAGCGATAGCCCATCTTTCGAGAGCTCACGGGCAGAGTCATTCACCCATAGACAGCAGcgacgatgatgatgatggtAGCGAGTTGGAGGATGAAGATCTGAGGAAAGAACTGCACAAGCTAAGAGAGAA GCACATCAAAGAAGTGGTTTCGCTTCAGGCCCAGCAGAACCGGGAACTGCAAGAACTGTACAGACAACTACGTTCCCAAAAGGACCAAAGGCAAAGTCTTCCTGCTTGCTTGTCTCGGAGTCCTGCTCTTCCCGCTACGCCCCCACTCCTCTCTCCTCGTAGACCCCGGCCAGCAAAAATTAAACTCCGACCCCGCCCGCACTCACACATGGATAACAACAGCGTCACAAACGCCG CATTCCAGCAATCGAGCAGCTTTTCAGGTGCGGAACAGAGTGGTGTGCGTCCTCATTGGAGCTTAGAGCATCGCTCCTCACTCCCTGCCAAAAGAG ATCAAAGCCCTGCCAGGAAAAGCACATTCACAGAACTGCACAAGTTGGTGGATAATTGGACAAATGAGACAGCAGGCCATACCGTGCCCAAACCGTCTCTCAACGAGATCAAGCACATTCAACAGGTGCAGGAGTTGGGAAGCTGGACCCGGCCAACTGAG GTAGTTCCATCGGTTTGGTTTCCCATGGTCCCATTGAACCCACAAGCAGCCTCGGTTGCCGGCAGCTTGTCAGTGGCCGCCCCACCTCAGAACACAGGTGGGAGTAGTCAGTCCATCACCCCTGGGCAACAAGCGCACGTGGCCCAATTACCACAGATGCAGCCCAGTTTACACTTCCAGCAGCAGATGACCTTTCAGCAGGCCCCGGCTTGCCAGCACGCACAGCAACAACCCGTATCTCTAGCGCAGATGCCGGTGGCCGTCCAGCCGCCCGCCTTGTCGCCTCAAAGCCAACCGCCGCTGCCTTCACATGCCGCCGCATCCCCGGCGGCCACTGCCGTGTCTGTGCCGTTCGCGCGCGCTCCCTCTACACCCACAGTAGCCAGCGTGGGGGCATTTTGTTCTTGTTCCTCCTCATCGTCAACCTgctgctcctcctcctcctgtttGAAAGCTGCTGTACCTTCCAGTGCCAAAAGTCACCCGACAGACACTTCCCGCCTCCACGCTTCCTCTGGGACAGAAATGAAACCAAGGTTAGTGTAa